From a region of the Streptomyces sp. B21-083 genome:
- the pabB gene encoding aminodeoxychorismate synthase component I, whose translation MRTLLLDNYDSYTFNLYQLIADINGREPVVMVNDDPMLTSLRLEDFDNIVVSPGPGRPQHARDVGLLGDLLRRATLPVLGVCFGHQMIGHLTGASVAAAPEPRHGHLAKVSHDGDPLFAGIPREFVAVRYHSLCVREPLPEELIATAWADDGVLMALRHRDLPQWGVQFHPESIASQYGREILRNFAELTRRAQYGRRPSTTIIETDTDAYTQTRTHAHAALSDDPAGAVEELRIISAVVPTAADSEAVFLNLFDNTPYCFWLDSSRVEEGLSRFSFLGDTSGPLSEVLTYRTGGGAVEVRDVNGVHRATGSVFDVLEQRLRERRIPDSDLPFDLTGGYVGYFGYELKAECGATVRHTAETPDAVWMFADRVIAIDHQEGLTYLVAVHDEETRRDAQEWVERTSTLLRGLGSADAEPPGGPVTGPPPNAEEYLSRGRDQYLADITECGRQLNQGESYEICLTNKLHMPFHDDDTSFYLRLRRANPAPYAALLRLGDVTVFSSSPERFLRIERDRTVTSKPIKGTAPRDADPVRDAELAATLASSAKTQAENLMIVDLLRNDLGRVCEVGSIDVDPYLAVESYETVHQLVSTVHGRLNDGVSAMECARQCFPGGSMTGAPKLRTMEIIDRLETEARGVYSGALGYFGLSGGTDLNIVIRTAVRVGDRLTIGAGGAIVLDSDPQEEYEEMLLKAAASLRAWRAPAVSDVGGSRR comes from the coding sequence ATGCGTACCTTGCTGCTGGACAACTACGACTCGTACACCTTCAACCTCTACCAGTTGATCGCCGACATCAACGGCCGGGAACCGGTCGTCATGGTCAACGACGATCCGATGTTGACCAGTCTGCGGCTGGAGGACTTCGACAACATCGTCGTCTCGCCCGGCCCCGGACGGCCGCAGCACGCCCGCGACGTCGGCCTTCTCGGCGATCTGCTGCGCCGCGCCACGCTGCCCGTGCTGGGCGTCTGCTTCGGCCATCAGATGATCGGGCACCTGACCGGAGCCTCGGTGGCCGCCGCGCCCGAACCGAGACACGGGCACCTCGCCAAGGTCTCCCACGACGGAGATCCGCTGTTCGCCGGAATTCCGCGTGAGTTCGTCGCGGTCCGCTACCACTCGCTGTGCGTGCGGGAGCCGCTGCCCGAGGAACTCATAGCCACCGCGTGGGCGGACGACGGTGTGCTCATGGCGCTGCGTCACCGCGATCTGCCGCAGTGGGGCGTGCAGTTCCACCCCGAGTCGATCGCTTCCCAGTACGGGCGTGAGATCCTGCGGAACTTCGCCGAACTGACCCGCCGGGCGCAGTACGGGCGACGTCCGTCCACCACCATCATCGAAACCGACACCGACGCCTACACCCAGACCCGGACCCACGCCCACGCCGCCCTGTCCGACGACCCGGCCGGCGCCGTCGAGGAACTGAGGATCATCAGCGCGGTCGTGCCGACCGCCGCCGATTCCGAGGCCGTTTTCCTCAACCTCTTCGACAACACCCCGTACTGCTTCTGGCTGGACAGCAGCCGGGTGGAGGAGGGCCTGTCCCGGTTCTCGTTCCTCGGCGACACGTCGGGTCCGCTCAGCGAGGTCCTGACCTACCGGACCGGCGGCGGGGCGGTGGAAGTGAGGGACGTGAACGGCGTCCACAGAGCCACCGGCAGCGTGTTCGACGTTCTGGAGCAGCGGCTGCGCGAACGGCGTATCCCCGACTCCGATCTGCCGTTCGACCTGACCGGCGGCTACGTCGGCTACTTCGGCTACGAGCTCAAGGCCGAGTGCGGGGCCACGGTCCGCCACACCGCCGAAACGCCGGACGCCGTCTGGATGTTCGCCGACCGTGTCATCGCGATCGACCACCAGGAGGGACTGACCTATCTGGTGGCCGTCCACGACGAGGAGACCCGGCGCGACGCGCAGGAGTGGGTGGAACGGACGTCCACGCTCCTGAGGGGCCTGGGTTCGGCCGACGCCGAGCCGCCGGGCGGACCTGTCACCGGCCCGCCTCCGAACGCCGAGGAGTACCTCAGCCGCGGCCGCGACCAGTACCTGGCGGACATCACGGAGTGCGGGCGGCAGCTCAACCAGGGCGAGAGCTACGAGATCTGTCTGACCAACAAGTTGCACATGCCGTTCCACGACGACGACACGTCCTTCTACCTGAGGCTGCGCCGGGCGAACCCGGCACCGTACGCCGCGCTCCTGCGTCTCGGCGACGTCACGGTGTTCAGCTCCTCGCCGGAGCGGTTCCTGCGTATCGAGAGAGACCGCACGGTCACCAGCAAGCCGATCAAGGGCACAGCCCCTCGCGACGCCGACCCGGTGCGCGACGCCGAACTGGCCGCCACCCTCGCATCGAGCGCCAAGACGCAGGCCGAAAACCTGATGATCGTCGACCTGTTGCGCAACGACCTCGGCCGGGTGTGCGAGGTGGGCAGCATCGACGTCGACCCGTATCTGGCCGTCGAGAGCTACGAGACCGTGCACCAACTGGTCTCCACCGTTCATGGACGGCTCAATGACGGGGTCAGCGCGATGGAATGCGCCCGGCAGTGCTTCCCGGGCGGGTCGATGACCGGGGCGCCGAAGCTGCGCACCATGGAGATCATCGACCGCTTGGAGACGGAGGCGCGGGGTGTCTACTCCGGCGCCCTCGGCTACTTCGGCCTCTCCGGCGGTACGGATCTGAACATCGTGATCCGCACCGCGGTCCGCGTCGGTGACCGGTTGACCATCGGGGCCGGCGGGGCGATCGTGCTGGACTCCGACCCGCAGGAAGAGTACGAGGAGATGCTGCTCAAGGCGGCGGCGTCGCTCCGCGCCTGGCGTGCGCCGGCGGTGTCGGACGTGGGCGGCTCCCGCCGATGA
- a CDS encoding aminotransferase class IV: MNTATNTATSTATDQGVRRWWDAEGGWSTADASGTVLVIDSWLVDEGLVRGLDRHAERFGPACARFSEPAAELTNRFLRAVAESLPARGRWFPRVELVETGSGTRLRMWLRPAPPRTATVRLWTAPGPDRRRLPAVKGADLDHLAALRAAAATAGADEALLVSPEGHVLEGASTSVVWWRGDTLCGPPPGPGLLPGITRALLGELAGTAGHQVVTEQATATDLADVPVWTLNALHGIRPVTEGLGRCQDTDAAAAERWQSHLTALAVPVGASLIPVVHP, from the coding sequence ATGAACACAGCGACGAACACGGCGACGAGCACCGCGACCGACCAGGGCGTCCGCCGGTGGTGGGACGCCGAAGGCGGATGGTCGACGGCCGACGCCTCCGGGACGGTGCTGGTCATCGACTCCTGGCTCGTGGACGAGGGGCTGGTGCGGGGACTCGACCGGCACGCCGAACGCTTCGGCCCGGCCTGTGCCCGGTTCTCCGAACCGGCGGCGGAACTGACGAACCGGTTCCTGCGGGCGGTCGCCGAGTCGTTGCCCGCGCGCGGGCGCTGGTTTCCGCGCGTCGAACTCGTGGAGACCGGCTCGGGAACGCGGCTGCGGATGTGGCTGCGCCCCGCGCCACCGCGTACCGCGACCGTCCGGTTGTGGACCGCCCCGGGACCCGACCGCCGGCGACTCCCGGCCGTCAAGGGCGCCGACCTGGACCACCTGGCCGCCCTGCGCGCCGCCGCGGCCACGGCGGGAGCCGACGAGGCACTGCTGGTCTCGCCGGAAGGGCATGTGCTCGAAGGGGCGTCCACGAGCGTCGTCTGGTGGCGGGGCGACACGCTGTGCGGGCCACCACCCGGCCCCGGCCTGCTCCCCGGGATCACCCGTGCCCTGCTCGGCGAGCTCGCCGGTACGGCAGGCCACCAGGTCGTCACCGAGCAGGCCACCGCGACGGATCTCGCCGACGTGCCCGTCTGGACTCTGAACGCCCTGCACGGCATCCGGCCGGTCACCGAGGGGCTGGGCCGGTGCCAGGACACGGACGCCGCGGCGGCCGAGCGCTGGCAGTCACACCTGACCGCGCTCGCGGTTCCGGTCGGCGCCTCCCTGATTCCTGTGGTGCACCCATGA
- a CDS encoding AurF N-oxygenase family protein produces MTAAREEPAYERDLLVRLTRRWGKRVAVKQDELDLDGHFDAALPDFPEHLVPVLGLPGADRLDRDARERILSAAWIAYNAKTAAIEDEIILPACRLMLQERIPVRRDDVAVDALHQTIIDEHYHILMCHNAVGVTRRRRDLADVRFAAGVWSVVQGRDSVRAGLSGFDRDIVDIAFSLAAETTISGFLSTLATAREIQPMNRITTDLHRRDESGHAVVFRELCGSLYQNLDSAQQRAFREALVTGLTAFRSADLEPWVTVAAQGGFEIDTGLLSEWAASRPVPARDTGPLQLLLDDLGISDDLAEMVQG; encoded by the coding sequence ATGACCGCGGCACGTGAAGAGCCCGCGTACGAGCGCGACCTGCTGGTGCGGCTGACGCGCCGCTGGGGGAAGCGGGTGGCCGTCAAGCAGGACGAGCTCGACCTCGACGGTCACTTCGACGCGGCGCTGCCGGACTTCCCCGAACACCTTGTGCCGGTGCTGGGCCTGCCGGGCGCCGACCGGCTCGACCGGGACGCTCGCGAGCGCATCCTGTCCGCGGCGTGGATCGCCTACAACGCCAAGACCGCGGCCATCGAGGACGAGATCATCCTGCCTGCCTGCCGGTTGATGCTCCAGGAACGGATCCCCGTCCGACGCGACGACGTCGCCGTCGACGCGCTGCACCAGACGATCATCGACGAGCACTACCACATCCTGATGTGCCACAACGCCGTCGGTGTCACCCGCAGGCGGCGCGACCTGGCGGACGTACGGTTCGCGGCGGGCGTCTGGTCGGTCGTCCAGGGACGGGACTCGGTCCGCGCCGGGCTGTCCGGGTTCGACCGCGACATCGTCGACATCGCGTTCTCCCTCGCCGCCGAGACGACGATCAGCGGGTTCCTCTCCACACTCGCCACCGCCCGGGAGATCCAGCCGATGAACCGGATCACCACCGATCTGCACCGGCGGGACGAGAGCGGACACGCGGTGGTGTTCCGCGAGTTGTGCGGCTCGCTCTACCAGAACCTGGACAGCGCACAGCAGCGGGCGTTTCGTGAAGCGCTCGTCACCGGGCTGACCGCGTTCCGCTCCGCGGACCTGGAGCCCTGGGTGACCGTGGCGGCCCAGGGCGGCTTCGAGATCGACACCGGTCTGCTGAGCGAGTGGGCCGCGTCCCGCCCCGTGCCCGCGCGGGACACCGGACCGTTGCAGTTGCTGCTCGACGACCTGGGCATCAGCGACGACCTCGCGGAGATGGTCCAGGGCTGA
- a CDS encoding class II 3-deoxy-7-phosphoheptulonate synthase: MLPLTGEAAAHWRTLVAHQRPEWPSPAELGEVVDHLAALPPLATPEDCDTLTARLAQAAEGKAFLLQGGDCAERFDRLSTQAIHRKLRLLEQMAVILTYASAVPVVKVGRMAGQYAKPRSRPTETVDGRTLPVYRGDAVNGTGFSQAERLPDPARLLRMYDASRHTLDVMRAFARDGTDLRELHKANQDFVARSPAGERYAELAGRIGQALSSKEASFEEACGGDQSRPTELFASHEGLLLDYEAALTRRDPGSGRRYAGSGHMLWIGDRTRQLDGAHVAYFATIDNPIAVKLGPATTPEQALALIDRLDPERRPGRLTFIVRMGTHRVRYLLPKLVEKVTASGAPVVWVCDPMHGNTFEAPSGHKTRRFDDILAEVAGFFEVHEALGTHAGGLHVELTGDDVTECVGGGAGLGFDDLHRGYESACDPRLNGGQSLDLAFLVAEMFTVAARGARHGNSPASFGA; encoded by the coding sequence ATGTTGCCCCTCACCGGCGAAGCCGCCGCGCACTGGCGGACACTCGTCGCCCATCAGCGGCCCGAGTGGCCCAGCCCGGCCGAGCTCGGCGAGGTGGTGGATCACCTGGCAGCCCTGCCCCCGTTGGCCACGCCCGAGGACTGCGACACGCTCACCGCGCGACTCGCTCAGGCGGCGGAGGGCAAGGCGTTCCTGTTGCAGGGCGGCGACTGCGCCGAACGCTTCGACCGTCTCTCGACGCAGGCGATCCACCGCAAACTGCGCCTCCTGGAGCAGATGGCCGTGATCCTGACGTACGCGTCTGCGGTGCCGGTGGTCAAGGTGGGCCGGATGGCCGGGCAGTACGCGAAGCCCCGGTCCCGGCCGACCGAGACCGTCGACGGACGCACGCTGCCGGTCTACCGGGGCGACGCGGTGAACGGCACGGGTTTCAGCCAGGCGGAACGACTGCCGGATCCGGCCCGGCTGCTTCGGATGTACGACGCTTCGCGCCACACCCTGGACGTCATGCGCGCGTTCGCCCGTGACGGCACCGACCTTCGCGAACTGCACAAGGCGAACCAGGACTTCGTCGCCCGCTCGCCTGCCGGTGAACGCTACGCCGAACTCGCCGGTCGAATCGGCCAGGCACTGTCCTCCAAGGAGGCGTCCTTCGAGGAGGCGTGCGGCGGCGATCAGTCGCGCCCCACGGAGCTGTTCGCCAGCCACGAGGGACTGCTCCTCGACTACGAGGCCGCGCTGACCCGCCGCGACCCGGGTTCCGGGCGAAGGTACGCGGGCAGCGGCCACATGCTGTGGATCGGCGACCGCACCAGACAGCTCGACGGTGCCCACGTCGCCTACTTCGCGACCATCGACAACCCGATCGCGGTGAAGCTGGGCCCTGCCACCACGCCCGAGCAGGCGTTGGCCCTGATCGACCGCCTCGACCCCGAACGGCGGCCGGGCCGGCTGACGTTCATCGTGCGCATGGGGACGCACCGCGTGCGGTACCTGCTGCCGAAGCTCGTGGAGAAGGTCACGGCTTCCGGCGCGCCGGTGGTGTGGGTGTGCGATCCGATGCACGGGAACACCTTCGAGGCGCCCAGCGGGCACAAGACCAGGCGGTTCGACGACATCCTCGCCGAGGTCGCCGGCTTCTTCGAGGTGCACGAGGCGCTCGGCACCCACGCCGGCGGACTGCATGTGGAGCTGACCGGCGACGACGTGACCGAGTGCGTCGGCGGCGGCGCCGGACTGGGTTTCGACGACCTGCACCGCGGCTACGAGTCCGCGTGCGACCCGCGCCTCAACGGGGGCCAGTCGCTCGACCTGGCCTTCCTGGTCGCCGAGATGTTCACCGTCGCGGCCCGGGGCGCGCGTCACGGCAATTCTCCCGCCTCGTTCGGCGCGTGA
- a CDS encoding response regulator transcription factor encodes MTADTRLTALKAHLTECGFTVEIASSGEDALRDLARADLLLLDLDIADRDGLDVCREIRELSNLPILCFTSRTQELDRVLAFHAGTDDCLVRPFGLHELRARIEAITRRLQGASAAQPSRVMEHGPLRIVAESREVWMRDRLVPLTRKEFDLLFLLASRPKGVMSRRQLLDAVWRDTWSGPGRTLDSHVSSIRRKLGSPDWIMAVRGAGFTFGRESRP; translated from the coding sequence GTGACGGCCGACACACGGCTGACAGCACTCAAAGCTCATTTGACCGAATGCGGGTTCACCGTCGAGATCGCCTCTTCCGGTGAGGACGCCCTTCGCGACCTGGCCCGGGCCGACCTGCTGCTGCTCGATCTGGACATCGCGGACCGTGACGGCCTGGACGTCTGCCGTGAGATCAGGGAGCTGAGCAACCTGCCCATCCTCTGCTTCACCTCCCGGACCCAGGAACTCGACCGGGTCCTGGCCTTTCACGCCGGCACGGACGACTGTCTGGTCAGGCCTTTCGGACTGCATGAACTGAGGGCGCGCATCGAAGCCATCACCCGTCGGCTTCAGGGCGCGTCGGCCGCACAACCGTCGAGGGTGATGGAGCACGGTCCGCTGCGGATTGTCGCCGAGTCACGCGAGGTGTGGATGCGCGACCGTCTCGTGCCCCTCACCCGGAAGGAATTCGACCTGCTGTTCCTTCTCGCCTCCCGGCCGAAGGGCGTGATGTCACGCCGACAGCTCCTCGACGCGGTGTGGCGTGACACCTGGTCCGGTCCGGGGAGGACTCTCGACAGTCATGTGAGCAGTATTCGCCGAAAGCTCGGTTCACCTGACTGGATCATGGCGGTCCGCGGTGCGGGATTCACGTTCGGCCGGGAAAGCCGGCCGTGA
- a CDS encoding response regulator transcription factor yields the protein MRVLLLENDEVLAVCLAKQIRRSGHDVHNVASVEDALRSLPGFDLVILDLDTPDVDGLEACSRIRAVSDIPLITTTGHRSELIRALALRQGADDCLDKPYGFRELLVRMAAVMRRFRLQPQDDGNLSFGPLRIEPDLHRVTLDDRVVELTKKEFGLLQLLASRPGVVVSRQELMTKVWGDTWNSTGRTIDTHVSSLRGKLGDGCWIVTVRGVGFRFVAEPTVMAEAAAGGGS from the coding sequence TTGCGAGTCCTTCTCCTGGAAAACGATGAGGTCCTGGCCGTCTGTCTTGCGAAGCAGATCCGCCGATCCGGTCATGATGTGCACAACGTCGCTTCCGTAGAGGACGCCCTACGCAGTTTGCCTGGGTTCGATCTCGTCATACTCGATCTCGACACTCCCGACGTGGACGGTCTGGAAGCCTGCAGCCGCATCAGGGCTGTCTCCGACATCCCCCTCATCACCACCACCGGTCACCGCTCCGAACTCATCAGAGCACTCGCGTTACGGCAGGGGGCCGACGACTGTCTGGACAAGCCGTACGGTTTCCGGGAGTTGCTGGTCAGGATGGCCGCGGTGATGCGGCGTTTCCGGCTGCAGCCCCAGGACGACGGAAATCTGTCGTTCGGTCCGCTGCGCATCGAACCGGACCTGCACAGGGTCACGCTCGACGACCGGGTCGTCGAACTGACCAAGAAGGAGTTCGGCCTCCTTCAACTGCTCGCATCCCGCCCCGGCGTGGTGGTGTCCCGCCAGGAGCTCATGACGAAAGTCTGGGGCGACACCTGGAACAGCACCGGACGCACCATCGACACCCATGTCAGCAGTCTGCGCGGCAAGCTCGGTGACGGCTGTTGGATCGTCACGGTGCGCGGCGTCGGTTTCCGCTTCGTCGCCGAACCGACCGTCATGGCCGAAGCCGCCGCCGGTGGCGGCAGCTGA
- a CDS encoding alpha/beta hydrolase — protein sequence MPVVPAVSPLNPAESEVSDVREIVLDAGHTQLSALLTQPRDTPPRAVVVALHGGGMRAGYFHGEAHPSLSLLTLGARLGFTVLAVDRPGYGLSAAALPQGEDLAEQADTLHAALGDFTAEHSTGAGLFLVAHSYGGKVALATAARDAEAGGRLLGLDVSGISHRCAIDVRALGGFHGRRTTRLHWGPLQLYPPGTFRLAERLVTAMPVREEAEAVRRPDSFAAFAARVRVPVRFTYAEFERWWLHDEATLKEMAGLLAASRVVVDHLPRAGHNISLGWAARAYHLRALAFLEECLTDRNHGRRGA from the coding sequence ATGCCCGTCGTACCCGCGGTCTCCCCGCTGAACCCCGCTGAGTCCGAGGTGTCCGACGTACGGGAGATCGTCCTCGACGCGGGCCACACCCAACTGTCGGCGCTGTTGACGCAGCCACGCGACACACCGCCCAGGGCGGTTGTCGTCGCCCTCCACGGTGGCGGCATGCGCGCCGGGTACTTCCACGGCGAGGCCCACCCGAGCCTGTCCCTGCTCACGCTCGGGGCGCGGCTGGGGTTCACGGTGCTGGCTGTCGACCGCCCCGGGTACGGGCTCTCCGCGGCCGCGCTCCCGCAGGGGGAGGACCTCGCGGAACAGGCCGACACGCTGCACGCCGCCCTCGGTGACTTCACCGCGGAGCACAGCACCGGGGCAGGCCTGTTCCTGGTCGCGCACTCCTACGGCGGCAAGGTCGCCCTCGCCACCGCGGCCCGGGACGCCGAGGCGGGTGGCCGGCTCCTCGGTCTCGACGTGTCCGGGATCAGCCACCGTTGTGCGATCGACGTCCGCGCTCTCGGCGGCTTTCACGGCCGCCGTACGACACGGCTGCACTGGGGACCGCTCCAGCTGTACCCGCCGGGCACGTTCCGCCTGGCCGAACGGCTGGTCACCGCCATGCCGGTACGGGAGGAGGCGGAGGCCGTGCGCCGGCCCGATTCCTTTGCCGCCTTCGCGGCCCGGGTACGGGTCCCGGTGCGTTTCACCTATGCCGAGTTCGAGCGGTGGTGGCTCCACGACGAGGCCACCCTCAAGGAGATGGCGGGTCTGCTCGCCGCGTCCCGGGTGGTCGTCGACCACCTTCCCCGAGCCGGCCACAACATCAGCCTCGGATGGGCGGCCAGGGCCTATCACCTGCGGGCACTCGCGTTCCTGGAGGAGTGCCTGACGGACCGGAACCATGGCCGGCGCGGGGCGTAG
- a CDS encoding NADPH-dependent FMN reductase, with protein sequence MSATPLRLVVINSSVREGRFGPTVANWITSLAEEREDLHVHLLDLAEHQLPHSLSHSPGDEVTTELAKVSPRLAESDAFIVVTPEYNHSFPSSLKSLIDWHNTQWRAKPVGFVSYGGLAGGLRSVEQLRPVFAELHAVTVRDVVSFHNCWERFDETGALKEPQAATAAAETLLDQLVWWGSALSEARTRTPYGT encoded by the coding sequence ATGTCCGCCACCCCCCTGCGCCTCGTAGTGATCAACAGCAGTGTCCGGGAAGGCCGGTTCGGTCCGACCGTCGCCAACTGGATCACCTCGCTCGCCGAAGAGCGTGAGGATCTGCACGTCCACCTGCTCGACCTCGCCGAGCACCAGCTGCCGCACTCGCTGTCCCACAGCCCCGGCGACGAGGTGACGACCGAACTGGCGAAGGTGTCACCAAGGCTGGCGGAGTCGGACGCCTTCATCGTGGTGACGCCCGAGTACAACCACAGCTTCCCGTCCTCGCTCAAGAGCCTGATCGACTGGCACAACACGCAGTGGCGGGCCAAGCCCGTCGGCTTCGTCTCCTACGGCGGACTGGCCGGCGGCCTGCGCTCGGTGGAACAGCTGCGCCCGGTCTTCGCCGAACTGCACGCGGTGACCGTTCGTGACGTGGTGAGCTTCCACAACTGCTGGGAGCGGTTCGACGAGACCGGCGCCCTGAAGGAGCCGCAGGCCGCGACAGCCGCTGCGGAGACCCTGCTGGACCAGCTCGTCTGGTGGGGCAGCGCGCTGTCCGAGGCCCGGACGAGGACTCCGTACGGAACCTGA
- a CDS encoding MFS transporter — MTRGPSGPTPDTGRRTPGRRTPGQWSPGQWGLLIVLAGNMLIDALEVSVVIVALPSVGQDLRLSLTGLQWLVSGFALGFGGLLLFGARVVELLGRRRIYLAALVAFAAASVVSGLTSEPWLLVATRFVKGFCAALTAPTGLAIIAAAFREGPDRHRAVSVYAFFGAAGFTSGLLLSGLLTGAGWRWAFLFPAPVVLVLFAVGVRLVPADEPRASARRSFDVAGAASFAGLLLTLVYATVTAAQAGWSAPRTIVPFALAALLAAAFVAAERSARRPLVRLDVLRNAMLVRSMVGAAALNGSYLGLLLLATVRLQTYHGWSPWQTALAFLPASAPVAVTALVTGRLVNRFGAARLIALGALCPPAACLLYLLRASGPTVRYSTDVLPSMLLMGAGFVLSFAALNMQATSRVAEPDRQAAIGLYQTAVQVAAALVPAMVAAVAASGAGDRAATVVVLAVALLGLVPSAASRVAARRSETHHT, encoded by the coding sequence ATGACCAGAGGACCCTCCGGTCCCACGCCGGACACCGGGCGGAGAACTCCGGGGCGGAGGACTCCGGGGCAGTGGAGTCCAGGGCAGTGGGGCCTGCTGATCGTACTGGCGGGCAACATGCTCATCGACGCGCTCGAAGTGTCCGTGGTGATCGTGGCGCTGCCTTCGGTCGGCCAGGATCTCCGGTTGTCGCTGACCGGCCTGCAGTGGCTGGTCAGCGGCTTCGCCCTGGGGTTCGGCGGACTGCTGCTGTTCGGCGCCCGGGTGGTGGAACTGCTGGGACGCCGCCGGATCTATCTGGCCGCGCTCGTCGCCTTCGCCGCCGCCTCCGTGGTGTCCGGGCTGACGAGCGAGCCGTGGCTCCTCGTCGCCACACGGTTCGTCAAGGGCTTCTGCGCCGCGCTCACCGCCCCCACCGGGCTGGCCATCATCGCCGCCGCCTTCCGTGAGGGCCCGGACCGTCACCGGGCGGTCTCGGTCTACGCGTTCTTCGGCGCCGCCGGATTCACCTCCGGCCTGCTGCTGTCCGGGCTGCTCACCGGAGCGGGCTGGCGGTGGGCCTTCCTCTTCCCCGCCCCCGTCGTCCTCGTCCTCTTCGCCGTCGGGGTGCGGCTCGTTCCCGCCGACGAGCCGCGCGCGTCGGCACGGCGGTCCTTCGACGTGGCGGGCGCCGCGTCCTTCGCCGGACTGCTGCTGACGCTGGTGTACGCGACAGTGACGGCGGCTCAGGCGGGCTGGTCCGCCCCGCGGACGATCGTTCCGTTCGCACTCGCGGCCCTGCTCGCCGCCGCCTTCGTCGCCGCCGAGCGGAGCGCGCGGCGGCCCCTGGTCCGCCTCGACGTGCTGCGGAACGCCATGCTGGTCCGTTCGATGGTGGGCGCCGCAGCCCTCAACGGCTCCTATCTGGGCCTGCTGCTGCTCGCCACGGTGCGCCTCCAGACGTACCACGGCTGGTCCCCCTGGCAGACGGCGCTGGCCTTCCTGCCGGCGAGCGCCCCGGTGGCGGTGACCGCGCTGGTGACGGGGCGGCTGGTGAACCGCTTCGGCGCCGCCCGGCTGATCGCCCTGGGAGCGCTCTGCCCGCCCGCGGCCTGTCTGCTGTACCTGCTGCGTGCGTCCGGTCCCACCGTGCGTTACAGCACCGACGTACTGCCGTCGATGCTGCTGATGGGCGCCGGGTTCGTGCTGTCCTTCGCGGCGCTGAACATGCAGGCCACCTCGCGGGTCGCGGAACCCGACCGGCAGGCTGCCATCGGCCTGTATCAGACCGCCGTCCAGGTCGCGGCGGCCCTGGTCCCGGCGATGGTCGCCGCGGTCGCCGCGTCGGGCGCCGGAGACCGGGCGGCCACCGTGGTCGTCCTCGCCGTCGCGCTGCTGGGCCTCGTGCCGTCGGCGGCGAGCCGGGTGGCCGCCCGCCGATCAGAGACCCACCACACATAA